The genomic window TCTTTTGTTTTTTTGTCATCAAAATCCAATTTAATTGCCATCTTTTTTACTTTTTTAAAAATGAGCGAACCGTAAGTCATTATACCACTCAAACTGCTCTTTTAGGAGAAGTTGAGATTAGATTTGGGGAAATTCCCGGAGAGAGAAATACCCCCATTTCGGAACAATTAAGAACTCCCCAACCGGGATTATATAATTTCCCCGCCACCGGGCGATCGGGTCGTTCGCCTTACTATGCTGCGCGAGTGGAAGAACAGGGTTATTTGTGTGGCAGCAATACCAGTATTTCCCCTCTGGAATTCGAGCAAATTCTTCAGTCCTTGGTCTTATTAGAATAAGGGGTTAACTGGAAAAAAGGGCGATTCTCTGTAAAAAAAATCGCCATTTTTCCAGATTACCACGGACTACCAATTGTGATAAATCCGGACCAATAGTAAGGATGGGAAAGGTCCATTCCATTCAGGTGTTCTAATTCCTGGGGTAAGGCGATCGCCGCATCAGAACCCACCAATTGTCCCCCCTCAAATCGGACCTCCCCGCGCAAGAGTTGCAGTTGTGCGCGGCGTAACCCTTCCGCACGAATGGGGGCCGATCGCAACTGCTGATACAATTCGCTCATTAATCCTAATGTGGCCTCATCACTGACATACCACACCGAGGCGATCGCAGATTTCACCCCCGACTGCAATGCTAACCCGGCAAATCCTAACTCCGCCTGTTCATCTCCTACCGCAGTTCGACAAGAACTCAACACTAATAATTCAACTTGAGGGTCCGTCCATTGCAACTCCTTCATTTCCGGAAAATTAACCCGTTTATCCCACAATTGAATATAAGAATTTTCCGGTTCTCCCGGCTGAAAATCCGCATGAGTGGCCAGATGAATCATTTTGAAATCTCCCGATTTTCCCCGCTGAGTTAGGGTAGTGAATGTAAATGATTCATTTAAAAAGACTTCACCGGGCCAGCAGTTATTTCGGTGCGCCTGATTTCGGCAAATAATTGTATTTAATTCCACTGAAACCGCAGGTAATGGCGGTAAGTTATCAAATTGGGTAGAACCCATTGCCAGGACTCGCTCATTTTTTAAATTCGTATAGCGAGGTTGAGTTAAACTAAAACTCGGAACCAAGGCCATACTGTAGTCTTCAATCAGAAAATTTTCTCCATTATGGAGTGCCGCAAAGGGAATTGATCGCAATCCAGCATCAGGAATAAACACGAGATTTTGAATGCCGCGTTCTTTTAAGGCCAGTTCAATGGGTTCCATCACTAAATGATGTAATGCTTGAGCTGTTTCTAAATAATTATCCGTAAACTGTAGCTTAAAATCCGTGACTTGGGTTCGTAAGTCCCGGGCCAATTGTACCACTAATTCGCGATGCGCTTCGGGGATTTGAAAACGCAGAGGTTCTTCAACTCCTGTGACTACGAACAACTCGACGGGATCTTCGGGATGGGGGTCACAAGGCGATCCTAACTCTTTTTCCCAGGCGCGATCGCCACGGTCCTCTTCTAGGCGATCGCTGGTGGGACAAAGCAGTGCTGAATTTTCCTTAAAATCCTTTCGTCCAAACATGATATAAATCACCGCTGTTTTGACTTCGGTGATTTCCTCCGTTGCTAGAAGCACTTCCTGGATTTCATCGAGCGATAGGAGTTCAAGGGTCTCGTCAGGATAGCCAAAATAGGCCATATACTCCCGAGAAAACGCTTCTTCCAGGGTCATAATCTGGGTATCTAACTTGAGGGGGGCGATCGCCACTTCAGTCCGCTCATTAGAGCGTCCAGAGACTTGTCCCCGTGAGGGAGAAATTTCTATATTCTCTATATTTTCTATAGTATAAATCGGTAAACCTTCCCCGACTACAGCAGTCGGTTCCGGGTCAGGGGTAATTTCCGGAGGTAGAGTGGCACTGACTACTGGTTCTGGTTCAGTAGGAGGCGATAACATCGGCAGACTGAGTGGGGGAGAAACTGTGAGAATCGGTTCCGCTGTAATGCCTGGTGTCCGTGTAATTCTCGGGGGTTGGATGGGTTCCGGTTGTGGCAAATTGTCATTGACTGCCAGTTCCTGGGGAATTTCCCGCGTTCCTACAGGTTCCAGTGGGGAAATGGGTTCCTGGGGGACAATTTCCGGGGGTGTCGGTGCCGATACGGGTGGCGGTGTTGAGGCGGGTTCCTCTGGAAGTGTCTCTGGGAGGATGGGATTCTGAGATGTTGTCGGTGTCCCTGTGGTTGCCGGTTCCGGTGTCGGTTCCGGTGTCGGTTCCGGTGTAATATCATCAGTTGTAATCGTAATATTTCCCCGAGTAAAAGAATCTGGAAAGACTTCCCCCAGATTGAGGACCGATGTCCCTGTAATCACCACATCCTCAGTGCCGTTTAACGCGGGATTCCCTATTTCAAATCCTGCAATCGGATCGCCAGCTTTCCCTCCGGCGTGGTTCAGAGTGATACTCCCACCACCCGTCCCGCCAGCGGTGGAAATACTAGCAAACCCGGTGGGAGAATACTCACTGGCAAAGGACTCCATAGCGCGGAAAAATCCTCCGGTGGTTGAGATAGATACGTCACCGCCTGTACCATTTGTTCCCCCTTGTGCGTTAATCCAGGAAACTTGGATATCCCCAATCGGGTCTAGGAATACATTCCCGGCATCTCCGAGGGTGGCACTGGAGTCAATCTCTCCAGCAGTAATGGCAATTTCAGCAATTATAGTAATATCTCCCCCCTGGGTTACCCCGGATGCGGTGAGATTTCCGGTAGTAATTTCCCCTTTCTTACTGGTGAGTGTAATTGCTCCGCCAGTGGTGGCAGAAGATGTATCTAAATTCCCAGTAGTGACGCTTGCAGTTTGACTTTCCAGGTTTAGCGGTTGTCCGTTGGTTGTCATATCAGCAACAGTCAGCAGATTTTCAGACTGGATTTGGACTCCCAGTGCAGCGGTGGTGGTTAAGTTCCCTTGCAGCGTAATCGTTCCGCTACTCAAGGCGCGGAAACTTGCTGCTGATATTGTATCCAATGCCGTAATATTTCCGGCATTCAATATATCCAAATTACCCAAGGGTTGCAGACTGCCTACGACACCGTTAAAGATAATTGCCCCAGTTCCGGCACTCAGGGTCAAATTTTGCCCCTGGTTCGTCTCACTGTCCAGGGTTCCAGCAAAGGTGATATTTCCCCCACCTTCTCCGGTAGAGAGTTGTAGCGCTTCAGCGAGGGCGATCGCCCCATTAAAGGTGATATCCCCTCCATCAGTCATCACATTTCCTTGAACTATCCCCCTGTCACTCGTCACTGTTACACTCTGTAACGGCGTTATTTCACCCAGATTTCCCCTGAGATTAATCGCACCTGTTCCGGCATTTAACGTTAAATTGCGTAGCGGCATATTGCCGGAATCACTGTCAATATTTCCAACAACGGTAATATCACCCCCTTCGCTATTCGTGTCCAGAGTAATATCAGTTCCAAGAATTACATTTCCAGTTAAAGCAATATCATTATGCGCTGTGATAATATCAGCATTTAGCTTAATGGTAGTCGCATTCAAGGCAAGAGAGGCATTACCTGAACCCGTAATCGTCCCATTCACCACCAGTATCCCCGAACCTGCTTTTATCGCCACCGGGTCCAAAAATGTCAGAGGATTAACAATAGAAATCGTTCCCGATGAGTCAGGACGTCCCAAGGTAATGGCGGTAAATCCATCTTGGATATACTCCAACTCCGTGCGGGTTAGATGTAAGCTCTCTGGGTCCAAATTATTATCCCCCAGAGTCATATTCTGGGTCGTTGTTGCCGGTTGCAACGTCAGCGTATTGGTTCCAGTAACGGGTCCATTAAATTCAATTTGTCCGGCAGTTAAGGTGAGGGGATGATTAAGCGCATCCAGAGGGGAAGTAAAAACTAAACCCCCGGTTCCAGCATTTAAACTCGCCGCTCCGGTTAGGGTGACAGGTGCAGTAAACTCGATATTATGATGGTTGGTTGTAATTTCGCTGTTGAGGATGACGCTTCCCATGCCAGTTTGCTGGAAGACCCCCTCTAAATTCAAAGGTGCAGCAATTTCTAAACCTTCTGTATTGTCCAGGGTTACGCCACCGCCTCCCGTTGTCGTAATCGGAGCATTAAACCTCATCTGATTGGTGGTCAGATTAATCCCATTTGCGCCAGTTGTCACAATTTCGCCGTTAAAGATGGTGCTTCCTGTCCCCGCCAATTGAGTCAAACTTGTGGCGGTTATAGATTCAGTTGTGACATGGTTGGCATTCAAAATGGTGAGGTTACCTAACTCGGATTGACTGCCTACAGCCCCCTCTATAGCGATATTGCCGCTTCCCGAATTTAAAGTAAAATTAGAGTTTCCATCAATAGTCTGCGTAAAGGTAATATTCCCCGAATTAGTGGTAAAGGTAGCAGGATTGACAAGATTAACCCCACCATCTAGGGTCAGATTCCGGGTATTTGCAATCAGGTCTCCATTAACATAAATCCCTTGACCCGTTTTCAGAGTCAGGTCATAATTAGCATCACTAAGGTCAATGGTTTCATCTAAAGAACCGAGATAAATATTGCCGATTGTTTCCGAACCCAGGGTGAGAATGCCACGGGGAACCTCTAACATCAGCAATTCTTCGGTAGTGATATCGTACTCGGCGGTAGTATTATTGAGGGAAATATCACGACCGGGGGCGATCGGTTCTAAAGTGAGCATACCAGTGGTAAAAATGCGAGTTTCACCGATGAGGCGGATATCGTTACTGCGGAGAATGACATCGCCACTGCCGGTTCCCATCTGGTTGATAAAGCTATTCTCTAACCGAATCCCCTCCACACCATTTGCACCCATCCCTTCCAGGGTAATAGTGCCGGTTCCCGTTGATTCAATGTTAGTGACGGGAGAAACATTATCAGGTTCGGTGTTATTGAGAGTGGTTAACAGAAAAATACCTTGATTATTTTCTCCCGTACCCTTGCCGGTACCCCGGAGAGTAATATTTCCATTTCCGGACTGGATGGTTGTGTTAGTCTCTATGCCGTCTGTGTCAATGCCAACAAATATCCCGGTATTCCCATTTGTGCCAGTGCCGCCAGTGCCTGTAATCGCGATCGCCCCCCCTGTGGATTCCACCCTGCTGCCATTGAGAAGAACAACGCCTGGGTTAAATTCTTCTGCGCCGCCGCCAGTGCCGGTGAGGGTGATATTTCCGTTTCCTAATACGGTTGTGTTGGTATTAACAAATATCCCTTCGTTATCATTAGTGCCAGTACCGCCGATGCCGGTGATGGCGACTGCACCCCCTGTGGATTGCACCATGCTACCCCCTAGAAGACGAACACCTCGGTTATTTTGCCCGGTGCCGTCGCCACCAATGCCAGTGAGAATAATATTTCCGTTCCCGAATATGGTGGTTGTGTTATTAACCCCTATCCCAATGCTCTCATCGGTGCCACTGCCGCCTCTGCCTTCGATGGCGATCGCCCCACCTGTAGATACAATACTGTTACTAAGGCCAACCCCGGCGTTCTGTCCTGCCGTGCCGTCGCCACCGTTTCCAGTGAGGGTGATATCTCCCTTCCCGAATAAGGTTGTGCTATCAACAAATATCCCGAGGTTTCCAAGCGTGCCAGTGCCGCCTCTGCCTTCGATGGCGACTGCACCACCTGTGGATTCCACCCTGCTGCCACCTTGAAGCGTAACACCTTCGTTGTATCGTCCCGTGCCTTCGCCACCAGTGCCGGTGAGGGTGATATCTCCGTTCCCTAATACGGTTGTGCCGGTATCAACAATTATCCCCGTGTTGAGATTCGTGCCAGTGCCGCCAGTGCCGGTGATGGCGATCGCCCCTCCTGTGGATTGCACGCTGCTGCCATTTTGAAGAGTAACGCCTTGGTTGCTTTCTTCCATGCCGTTGCCACCAGTACCAGTGAGGGTGATATCTCCAGTTCCTGACTTAATAATAGTTCTGATAGTCTCTGGAGTGTTACTAACAAATATCCCCCTGTTCTCAGTGAGACCATTACCACCGATGCCTTCTATCGTAATCCCTCCACTGGTTGATTCTATGTTGCTCCCTTCCAAATCGATGCCACTATTGGAATTTCCAGTTCCATTCCCTCTACCAAAAAGCCTTATATTGCCTTCTTCAGATCGAACAGTAGATTGTTGAAGAAATATTCCATCATTTTCGTCCAGTCCATTACTATTAACTATGCCAATTAGCTCGATTATTCCCGTTCCCCCTGTTGAAACCGTACTATTTCTAATAATTACCCCATCGGTATATTCCCCTGTCCCGCTCTGTCCTACTATAGTGAGATTTCCAGTTTTAGAATTTATAGTGGATGTATTAAATAAAGTAATTCCAAAGTTGTTGCTCCCTGTACCTTGACTGCCCCTGCCTTCTATGAAGATTGCCCCGCCTGTGGATTCCACTCTGCTGAAATTTACAAGTGAAATACCTGCATTGAGGTTTCCTGTCCCATTACTACTGCCTAGAAAGGTTATATCTCCATTTTGCGATCGCACCGTGCTATTAGTAGTCAAAGATATCCCATTGTTGGAATCAGTGCCGTTACCACCAGTGCCTTCTAATCGGATTGTACCATTTCCGGCAGTTTCCACCCTACTGTTATTAAATAGACGAATTCCCGTATTATTGGCTAGTCCATTGAAACCGCGCCCTGTTAGGCTAATATCCCCGCCACTCGCCTCAATTGTACTATTATTGGTAATATCAATTCCACTATTGGAAGTAGCACTGCCCATACCTTCCCCAGTGAAATTCCCACCCCCAGTATTAATGATGGCATTGGTAATCGCTATTCCTCCCTCTGCACTTAAGTCAATATTTCCTTGATTCAGAGTAATATTAGCGTTGACTATAATATCGTTTCCGGCGGTAGCCCTTAGTCCTACTCCTGGAGTTTGATTATTAATAGCTGCATTAAATATAATGTCATTAGTAGCTTGTAAAATTATGTTAGCGGTGGCATTGTTAATCGCCGTTACATCCAGTCTTGTATCCCCATCTGCGCCTATATCAGGTTGATTAAAGGCAGTGACTTGATTCAAGTTCAATGTTTCCCCTGTCCCTGCGGCGACTATTTCTATATTGGTAGGGTCTAATAATAAAGTGCCGAGGTTTCCCTTGGGGGCAAAGGTATCAACTTGACCCTGGTATTCTAAAAACTCTAATCCCGAAACTTCTACAAATCCGCCATCCCCCAATTCTGGCCCTCCTTTGGCGCTAATATTGCCAAAAAATTGGGTGGTTTCATCGGCCCAAATAATGACTCGTCCCCCATTTCCGCTTTCTATGGCATCAGCATGAATGGTGGTGTTGGGACTAATAAAGGTTTGCACAGCATTGGGAATTGAGCCATTTCCTTGATAGTCACCGCCGATGAGGATAGTCCCTGCGCCATTGATTCCCGATGCGTTGATATCGGCATCAATAACAGCAATGCGATTTCCTAAGAGGGCAATTTGTCCTTGGGAGGTGGTGATAGTTCCTGCTGCAATATTATCTCCGGTTTGGGTTTGAATGGGAATTTCTGAACTGGATAATTGTACGCTGCCATCAGGGTTAACAGTGACTTGATTGGCATGAGTTACCCCCGAACCTGTTAGCAATTCGGGTAAAGATTGGGGGGTGGGAAGTTCTAGTCCTGATATGCTGGTTCTGATGTCTAAACTTAAGAGATGATTCTCTTGAGAAATCCGGACGACACTCTCTCCGGGAACTGCTGCAATGGTTATATTGCCACCCGGGGCAGATAAAGTGCCGCTGTTGAGGAGGGTTCCTCCTAATAGGGTTAAATTTTGACCCGGTTCTAGGGTTAAGTTCCCTTGGTTAATAATTGCACCGGGTTGGAGAGTCTCCAAGGCAAATTGAGCGGGGGTTCCGACTAGGTTAGACCAAGAATTATCGCCTACGGCATTAAACCAATTGCCTTCACTGAATCCGATTCCCGTGGCAGTTGTCGCGAAAAAGTCGGCGGGGACATTTAACTGAGCGTTGGGTCCAAATAATATCCCTGCCGGGTTCATGAGGTAGAGGTTAGAATTGCCGCCGGTGAGTTGAATTAATCCGTTAATAATGGAGGCATCTCCCCCAGTAATTCGTCCTAAAATGTGTTGAATTTCGGGGTTAGAGATAAAATTAGCAACCTGTCCGGTATCGAGTCCAAATTGTTCAAAACTATGGAATAAATTTGCGCCATCTTTAGAGAGTTGTCCGCCTTCAATATTAAATTGTGGTCCATCGGGATTGACAATTGTGCCGGTGCCATCGGCAGCGGGGGTGATGGGTTGGGCATGGGTGGATTTGGCGGTTCCGGTTAGATAGGAGAGGAGGAGTAGAGAGGCGATCGCCCTGAGTTGGTTGTTCATAATTTTGACTCAATTTAGCTCAATAAACAACAAAGTATTCTCTAAAATTGTGATTGAATTCAATTAATTTTTTAGAGGGTTTTGCTCCCAATAGGGTCACCCCTGCCAACGCTTCTCCAACGCGAAATCCCATGAGGGTCTGCCAAATCTCCCCTCGGTTTGGGACTTGAGTACACTGCTGTGTCTTGCCCTATCACCTATCTCCTGTTGAGGTACAACAAGACAGGGCCTCACAAGGTTTTATCTCTTGGGGTCCTGGGAGAGGGGGGAAAATAGGGTGGATTTAAAGTAGTTAAGATGCAATTATACCATACCACGCCCTCCCTGTACCTAGCCAAAAGTACAATTTTTTAAAGGATCCTCGATAAATGTTTAGGAAGGGTCAGGGAAAATCACACCGGAAGTCCTAGAGGTGGGGGCGATCGCTCTTGCCAAATCCTTGGGGGAGTGGTTGCGATTTTCAGAGGATAGAGTTCCGTTGAAAGTTGGGTGATGTTTTCTCGCTGCAACTGTAGGGAATTCAAGCAGAATTTGTGCTTGTCAATCTCAAAGAAAATGCTATAATATAGCTGTGAAATTCAAATTTAGGGTTGCTGTCGGCTGGATACCAGACGGGGGCGTGTTAAACTCTGGGACAACGCTCAGGGTGCAGTAATTGTCCGCAAAGGAGAGTTAAAGCACTATGAAAGAGATCAATCGAGATCAAGTTTGGCGCGGGTTGGGAGGATTGGGACTAGGGGGAATGACTGCGATCGCCCTCATGTGGAATCAACCGAATGTAGTTGCTCAACCCCGACTCAATTGCAACAATCCGCGCAGTCAATCTGAAATGAATGCTTGTGCGGGAGAACGGTGGCAGGCGAGCGATCGCGAACTTAATGAAATTTATCAAGCGGTGATCCCGGAACTGTCCAATACCAGACGGCAACAATTAGTCACGGCACAACGCGCTTGGATTACCTTTCGGGATTCTGAATGCACCTTTTACAGCAGTTTCGCCGAAGGGGGAACGATGCAACCGATGCTGCGATCGGGCTGTTTAGCGGATTTAACGGACATTAGAACCTTTGAGCTTTATCAGTATAGTTGGGGCGAAATTCCACCAGCGGAAGGACAAAGTTATCAAGTGGCTGATAACCGGCTCAATGAGGTCTATCAGCAGGTGATGCGACAACTTTCAGGGAAACGCAAAGAACAGTTAAGGACCGCACAATTGGATTGGATTAAATATCGCGATGCTCTCTGTGAGTTTGAGCGTAGCGGCGGCGGGAATGCCGGATTTAATATGTGTCAAATTCGGCTGACTGAGGTCCGGACGGCTCAGTTGGAAGAGCATTTAGGATACAGTGGATTGTAACCCTTAAGGGGTTTTAGTAACAGGTTTTTAAGGATTTTAGACTGGGGAAATTAGGCTATTCCCCAGTCTTTTTTATATACCTTATGAAGTGAGAGAGTTTGTTTGATAAAGGTATTAGGCGGCAGAGCCGCAACAGGGCCTTGTCACTGCGGAGCCATGAGACGAGAGGAGGTTTTTCCGGTCCCCTCTCCTCTTTCCGGTCCCCTCTCCTGATTCTTGGGGAGGGTTAGGGAGGGGTTCCCAGGCGGTTGCCTCCCCCCCCAATCCTCCCTATACCCTCCGTAAATCCAAGGTGAGAGGATATTCCCGACTGGGTAAAACCGATCGCACCTGAATCTCCCCTGGAGTATGTCCCAAGGGAACAAACCGCGTAATCAGTCGGCTATGAGCTTCCCGGGAGTTGAGGGGGAAGGTACTCCAGTCTACACCCCCTGGATGTTCGGCGTAGTAAGTGCAACCTCCGAGCGATCGCCTCTGCCAGGTATCCACGATATCAAAGACTAAAGGAACATGAGGGTCGATCGCCGGATGTAGTCCTGCTGCTACTGTGCGGGCACGATAGCGGACTCCTGCTACACATTCTCCTGCTGTATCCGTCCCTTGTAAGGGCACGGGATAGCCGTTACAGGTGACACTATGCCGTCCCGGGGTGGCATTCCTCAACAGGACCTGGATGCGCTCCATTGAGGAGTCTACATACCTTGCTGTCCCTGTGGTTGTGGCTTCTTCTCCTAACACATACCAGGGTTCGATCGCCCGTCGCAGTTCCAGTTCAACTCCCTCTCGCACGATCGCCCCATATCGAGGAAACCGGAACTCTAAAAATGGCTCAAACCACTCCCACTCAAAGGGATAACCGCTATCGGTTAACTCCCGCAGGATATCCCGAAAATCCAGGGCGATGTAATACGGCAATAAGAAGCGATCGTGTAAAATCGTCCCCCAGCGCACCAAATTTCCGCTGTAGGGTTGTTGCCAAAAGCGGGCAACCAGGGCGCGAATCAGTAATCCCAGGACCAGTGCCATGTGCGGATGAGGGGGCATTTCAAAGCCCCGTAATTCCAGCAATCCCAGTTGATTTTTCCAATTTTCCACCGGATACAGTTTATCGATGCAAAACTCACTGCGATGAGTGTTGCCGGTGACATCGATCAGGAGGTTCCGTAACAGGCGATCGATGACGTTGGGGGGAACCTCGGTTTTGGGGACTAAATGTGCCAGGGCGATTTCTAGTTCATATAAATTTTCAAACCGCCCTTCATCGACTCGCGGGGATTGGCTGGTGGCCCCGATAAATAAGCCGGAAAATAGGTAAGATAAGCTGGGATGGTGCTGCCAGTAAGTGATTAAACTCCGCAGTAAGTCGGGACGACGGAGTACAGGACTCTCCTCTAGGCTTGGGCCGCCTAGGGTGATGTGAGAACCGCCTCCAGTGCCGATGCGGATTCCATCTTTGGTGTATTTTTCCGCATCTAGGCGGCAGAGTCGGGCTTCTTCGTAGAGACAGGTTGTGGTTTCCACCAGTTCTTGCCAATTCGCGGCAGGATGCAGATTGACTTCGATTACGCCGGGATCTGGGGTGATTTGAAAGCCTTGCAGACGCCGATCGCGCGGTGGGGTAAATCCTTCAATGTGGATGGCATAGCCGGTTTCGCTGGCAGCATCTTCGATAGAGGCGATCGCATCGAGGTAGTTTTCTGCGGCACTAATCGGCGGCATGAAACAGTACAAGTTTCCCTCTCGCACTTCCACACATACCGCGACTTTAACGCTGTTAACGGTATCCACCCGGTGAGGTTTCTCACCTACTCGACTGCGGACTCGATTCAAGATATCCCCCAACGGGTGAAAACTGTCCTCGGGATTGACTTCTGCTTCGGTTTGGAGTTCTTCCTCCGCTGCCCAATTCATCGCACTCAGGGGTAAGCGAAACCCTGCGGGAGAATCTCCGGCAATTAAGGCGAGGCGATCGCCTGGGGGATGCCAAGGACCTGTTACCCAGCCCTCTGTCCCATCCCTTTTAGTCCAAATTAAGGGCAGAACATAAGCACAGAGGTCTTTGTCCGGATTTTTGTCATAAGCGGCGATGATACAGTTTGTATCCACCCCTAGCCGTTGGGCAACTGCGGTGATGAAAATTTGAGCATCTTTGGGGGTATAATTTGTATCCCCGGTTTCCGGAA from Laspinema palackyanum D2c includes these protein-coding regions:
- a CDS encoding CHAT domain-containing protein, which translates into the protein MNNQLRAIASLLLLSYLTGTAKSTHAQPITPAADGTGTIVNPDGPQFNIEGGQLSKDGANLFHSFEQFGLDTGQVANFISNPEIQHILGRITGGDASIINGLIQLTGGNSNLYLMNPAGILFGPNAQLNVPADFFATTATGIGFSEGNWFNAVGDNSWSNLVGTPAQFALETLQPGAIINQGNLTLEPGQNLTLLGGTLLNSGTLSAPGGNITIAAVPGESVVRISQENHLLSLDIRTSISGLELPTPQSLPELLTGSGVTHANQVTVNPDGSVQLSSSEIPIQTQTGDNIAAGTITTSQGQIALLGNRIAVIDADINASGINGAGTILIGGDYQGNGSIPNAVQTFISPNTTIHADAIESGNGGRVIIWADETTQFFGNISAKGGPELGDGGFVEVSGLEFLEYQGQVDTFAPKGNLGTLLLDPTNIEIVAAGTGETLNLNQVTAFNQPDIGADGDTRLDVTAINNATANIILQATNDIIFNAAINNQTPGVGLRATAGNDIIVNANITLNQGNIDLSAEGGIAITNAIINTGGGNFTGEGMGSATSNSGIDITNNSTIEASGGDISLTGRGFNGLANNTGIRLFNNSRVETAGNGTIRLEGTGGNGTDSNNGISLTTNSTVRSQNGDITFLGSSNGTGNLNAGISLVNFSRVESTGGAIFIEGRGSQGTGSNNFGITLFNTSTINSKTGNLTIVGQSGTGEYTDGVIIRNSTVSTGGTGIIELIGIVNSNGLDENDGIFLQQSTVRSEEGNIRLFGRGNGTGNSNSGIDLEGSNIESTSGGITIEGIGGNGLTENRGIFVSNTPETIRTIIKSGTGDITLTGTGGNGMEESNQGVTLQNGSSVQSTGGAIAITGTGGTGTNLNTGIIVDTGTTVLGNGDITLTGTGGEGTGRYNEGVTLQGGSRVESTGGAVAIEGRGGTGTLGNLGIFVDSTTLFGKGDITLTGNGGDGTAGQNAGVGLSNSIVSTGGAIAIEGRGGSGTDESIGIGVNNTTTIFGNGNIILTGIGGDGTGQNNRGVRLLGGSMVQSTGGAVAITGIGGTGTNDNEGIFVNTNTTVLGNGNITLTGTGGGAEEFNPGVVLLNGSRVESTGGAIAITGTGGTGTNGNTGIFVGIDTDGIETNTTIQSGNGNITLRGTGKGTGENNQGIFLLTTLNNTEPDNVSPVTNIESTGTGTITLEGMGANGVEGIRLENSFINQMGTGSGDVILRSNDIRLIGETRIFTTGMLTLEPIAPGRDISLNNTTAEYDITTEELLMLEVPRGILTLGSETIGNIYLGSLDETIDLSDANYDLTLKTGQGIYVNGDLIANTRNLTLDGGVNLVNPATFTTNSGNITFTQTIDGNSNFTLNSGSGNIAIEGAVGSQSELGNLTILNANHVTTESITATSLTQLAGTGSTIFNGEIVTTGANGINLTTNQMRFNAPITTTGGGGVTLDNTEGLEIAAPLNLEGVFQQTGMGSVILNSEITTNHHNIEFTAPVTLTGAASLNAGTGGLVFTSPLDALNHPLTLTAGQIEFNGPVTGTNTLTLQPATTTQNMTLGDNNLDPESLHLTRTELEYIQDGFTAITLGRPDSSGTISIVNPLTFLDPVAIKAGSGILVVNGTITGSGNASLALNATTIKLNADIITAHNDIALTGNVILGTDITLDTNSEGGDITVVGNIDSDSGNMPLRNLTLNAGTGAINLRGNLGEITPLQSVTVTSDRGIVQGNVMTDGGDITFNGAIALAEALQLSTGEGGGNITFAGTLDSETNQGQNLTLSAGTGAIIFNGVVGSLQPLGNLDILNAGNITALDTISAASFRALSSGTITLQGNLTTTAALGVQIQSENLLTVADMTTNGQPLNLESQTASVTTGNLDTSSATTGGAITLTSKKGEITTGNLTASGVTQGGDITIIAEIAITAGEIDSSATLGDAGNVFLDPIGDIQVSWINAQGGTNGTGGDVSISTTGGFFRAMESFASEYSPTGFASISTAGGTGGGSITLNHAGGKAGDPIAGFEIGNPALNGTEDVVITGTSVLNLGEVFPDSFTRGNITITTDDITPEPTPEPTPEPATTGTPTTSQNPILPETLPEEPASTPPPVSAPTPPEIVPQEPISPLEPVGTREIPQELAVNDNLPQPEPIQPPRITRTPGITAEPILTVSPPLSLPMLSPPTEPEPVVSATLPPEITPDPEPTAVVGEGLPIYTIENIENIEISPSRGQVSGRSNERTEVAIAPLKLDTQIMTLEEAFSREYMAYFGYPDETLELLSLDEIQEVLLATEEITEVKTAVIYIMFGRKDFKENSALLCPTSDRLEEDRGDRAWEKELGSPCDPHPEDPVELFVVTGVEEPLRFQIPEAHRELVVQLARDLRTQVTDFKLQFTDNYLETAQALHHLVMEPIELALKERGIQNLVFIPDAGLRSIPFAALHNGENFLIEDYSMALVPSFSLTQPRYTNLKNERVLAMGSTQFDNLPPLPAVSVELNTIICRNQAHRNNCWPGEVFLNESFTFTTLTQRGKSGDFKMIHLATHADFQPGEPENSYIQLWDKRVNFPEMKELQWTDPQVELLVLSSCRTAVGDEQAELGFAGLALQSGVKSAIASVWYVSDEATLGLMSELYQQLRSAPIRAEGLRRAQLQLLRGEVRFEGGQLVGSDAAIALPQELEHLNGMDLSHPYYWSGFITIGSPW
- a CDS encoding lysozyme inhibitor LprI family protein, with translation MKEINRDQVWRGLGGLGLGGMTAIALMWNQPNVVAQPRLNCNNPRSQSEMNACAGERWQASDRELNEIYQAVIPELSNTRRQQLVTAQRAWITFRDSECTFYSSFAEGGTMQPMLRSGCLADLTDIRTFELYQYSWGEIPPAEGQSYQVADNRLNEVYQQVMRQLSGKRKEQLRTAQLDWIKYRDALCEFERSGGGNAGFNMCQIRLTEVRTAQLEEHLGYSGL
- a CDS encoding DUF2126 domain-containing protein, which translates into the protein MSVKVALNHQTIYRFDRPAVLGPHVLRLRPSPHCRTPIQSYALNITPENHSLYWRQGVFGDFMARVNFPEMSSHLQIQVDLIAELHPINPFDFLVEQYASSYPFTYDEQLAAELQPCLQIQESGPGLTEWVNQLEKSNPFITTFIGNLSQKLQQDIAYTVRFEPGIQTCEETLSKRLGSCRDTAWLLVQILRHCGLAARFVSGYLIQLKPDETPLEGPPGPEADKADLHAWAEVYLPGAGWIGLDPTSGILTAEGHIPLAAAADPKNAEPVTGSIGPCESDLTYSVTVTRMEEQPRVTQFYTKEQWQVITQLGETVEAQLQAADVRLTMGGEPTFVSQDDRESAQWHTGALGTEKRQLAWGLLGQLRTRFAPGGLLHEGQGKWYPGEPLPRWALGCYWRKDGVPIWHSPLPETGDTNYTPKDAQIFITAVAQRLGVDTNCIIAAYDKNPDKDLCAYVLPLIWTKRDGTEGWVTGPWHPPGDRLALIAGDSPAGFRLPLSAMNWAAEEELQTEAEVNPEDSFHPLGDILNRVRSRVGEKPHRVDTVNSVKVAVCVEVREGNLYCFMPPISAAENYLDAIASIEDAASETGYAIHIEGFTPPRDRRLQGFQITPDPGVIEVNLHPAANWQELVETTTCLYEEARLCRLDAEKYTKDGIRIGTGGGSHITLGGPSLEESPVLRRPDLLRSLITYWQHHPSLSYLFSGLFIGATSQSPRVDEGRFENLYELEIALAHLVPKTEVPPNVIDRLLRNLLIDVTGNTHRSEFCIDKLYPVENWKNQLGLLELRGFEMPPHPHMALVLGLLIRALVARFWQQPYSGNLVRWGTILHDRFLLPYYIALDFRDILRELTDSGYPFEWEWFEPFLEFRFPRYGAIVREGVELELRRAIEPWYVLGEEATTTGTARYVDSSMERIQVLLRNATPGRHSVTCNGYPVPLQGTDTAGECVAGVRYRARTVAAGLHPAIDPHVPLVFDIVDTWQRRSLGGCTYYAEHPGGVDWSTFPLNSREAHSRLITRFVPLGHTPGEIQVRSVLPSREYPLTLDLRRV